One Macadamia integrifolia cultivar HAES 741 unplaced genomic scaffold, SCU_Mint_v3 scaffold537, whole genome shotgun sequence genomic region harbors:
- the LOC122069129 gene encoding disease resistance protein RUN1-like — translation MTTYGRASSSSRPWKYDVFLSFCGQDNRKDFTDFLFNELVRDGIHTFRDSEGLTKGENIPSELMEAIEGSRIAIIIFSKNYAFSSWCLTELVRILQCKKDGRIEKVMPVFYKMDPSDVRYQHNTYGEAFKRHEKCFKKEMGRVKMWRTALTEAANLSGWDQRNVADGHEAELIKKIVDEVLTIVNQMCLYVAEHPIGLKSHIEHIGRLLNDGGLDVVRIIGIYGSGGIGKTTIAKALFNDMFKNFEGSSFLANVREVSCQRNGVALLQQQLLSDVLKRKFEDINNEDQGIIIIKERLYCKRVLIVLDDVNKMEQFCKLVARHGWLCPGSRIILTTRDEHLLNMLEVDEKYIVKTMNQYESLQLFSRHAFQQNHPLEGYEKLSNEVIQYAGGLPLALKVLGSLLCKRIQVEWENELKKLRKIPNDQILEKLEISYNALDDFDRTIFLDITCFFIGKYKDIAITALDACGLSGEAGIKLLTERSLITIDQYNILCMHDLIRDMGREIVRKQSPRKPGGRSRLWDNDNAIDVLMNLTGTDAVEGFQLNLWEYRGENRLTTVGFSKMPNLRLLDVDHKEWDTPKIAVESSHQECFKNLVWVRWKAFPSEYIPNDFDIGNLVILDMPYSKLKEVWKGTKYLTKLKELNLSYSTHLTHTPDFSGLPNLEKLILIGCKSLVEVHESIDRLKKLVRLDLSSCRRLKNLPIRSIIKLASLETLNISYGQAFKHLSKQMGNLNSSNFLCSLKEVLLEGCNLTDDDIPDEFWMLYSLVSLNLKWNSFESLPPSSIGQLSKLETLDMTHCERLKSLPILPSSLRSLYASNCYELERLPNFSNLKHLIMLHLSWCEKLIEIEGLEGLISVESIKLDKCTKLKGFAGKRILQVCFFFLLSLSKIRVLLFYE, via the exons ATGACCACCTACGGAAGAGCCTCTTCTTCCTCCCGTCCTTGGAAGTATGATGTTTTCTTGAGTTTTTGTGGTCAGGACAATCGCAAGGACTTCACTGATTTCCTATTTAACGAGTTGGTCCGGGATGGGATTCACACCTTTAGAGACAGCGAAGGGCTAACAAAAGGAGAGAATATCCCTTCAGAACTGATGGAAGCCATTGAAGGCTCTAGGATTGCCATTATCATCTTCTCCAAGAATTATGCTTTTTCCAGCTGGTGCCTTACTGAGCTGGTGAGGATCCTCCAATGCAAAAAAGATGGCCGAATAGAAAAGGTTATGCCTGTTTTCTACAAGATGGATCCATCAGATGTCAGGTATCAACATAACACTTATGGGGAGGCATTTAAGAGACATGAAAAGTGTTTCAAGAAGGAGATGGGGAGGGTCAAGATGTGGAGGACTGCTCTCACAGAAGCTGCGAATTTGTCAGGTTGGGATCAAAGAAATGTTGCAGATGG GCATGAGGCAGAGCTTATAAAGAAAATTGTGGATGAAGTGTTGACAATAGTGAACCAGATGTGCTTGTATGTTGCAGAACATCCAATTGGGTTAAAATCCCACATTGAGCACATCGGTCGTTTGCTAAATGATGGTGGATTGGATGTTGTTCGCATCATAGGGATATACGGTTCTGGTGGAATAGGCAAGACAACTATAGCGAAAGCCCTTTTTAATGACatgtttaaaaattttgaaggtAGCAGCTTTCTTGCTAATGTTAGAGAGGTTTCATGTCAACGTAACGGAGTAGCTCTCTTACAACAACAGCTTCTCTCTGATGTCTTAAAGAGAAAGTTCGAAGACATAAACAATGAGGACCAAGGAATCATTATTATCAAAGAGCGTTTGTATTGTAAAAGAGTTCTTattgttcttgatgatgtgaATAAAATGGAACAATTTTGTAAATTGGTTGCAAGGCATGGTTGGCTTTGTCCGGGAAGTCGAATCATCCTAACAACTAGAGATGAACATTTGCTAAATATGCTGGAGGTGGATGAAAAATATATCGTCAAGACAATGAATCAATATGAATCCCTCCAACTTTTCAGCCGCCATGCCTTTCAACAAAATCATCCATTAGAAGGCTATGAGAAACTCTCAAATGAAGTAATACAATATGCAGGGGGGCTTCCGTTGGctcttaaggttttgggttctcTTCTATGCAAAAGAATTCAAGTTGAGTGGGAAAATGAATTGAAGAAATTAAGAAAGATACCCAATGATCAGATTTTAGAAAAACTTGAAATAAGCTATAATGCATTAGATGATTTTGACCGTACCATCTTCCTTGATATAACATGTTTTTTCATTGGAAAGTACAAAGACATTGCAATTACAGCTCTAGATGCTTGTGGTTTGAGCGGAGAAGCTGGAATTAAACTTCTCACAGAAAGGTCTTTGATTACAATTGATCAATATAACATCCTATGTATGCATGATCTAATTCGTGACATGGGAAGGGAAATTGTTCGCAAACAGTCTCCTAGGAAGCCTGGAGGACGTAGTAGATTGTGGGACAATGACAATGCTATTGATGTATTGATGAACCTCACT GGAACTGATGCTGTTGAAGGCTTTCAATTAAATTTGTGGGAATATAGAGGGGAAAACCGGTTGACCACTGTAGGATTTTCTAAAATGCCTAATCTAAGATTACTCGATGTTGATCATAAGGAATGGGACACCCCCAAAATAGCAGTGGAATCTTCTCATCAGGAGTGTTTCAAAAACCTAGTTTGGGTTAGATGGAAAGCATTCCCTTCTGAATATATTCCTAATGATTTTGATATAGGGAACCTTGTTATTCTTGACATGCCATATAGCAAACTTAAAGAAGTTTGGAAGGGAACCAAG TATCTCACAAAGCTGAAGGAACTAAATCTTAGTTATTCGACACACCTGACCCATACACCGGACTTCTCTGGGCTCCCAAATCTTGAGAAATTGATTCTCATTGGTTGTAAAAGCTTGGTTGAAGTCCATGAAAGCATTGATCGACTCAAGAAACTTGTAAGGTTGGATCTAAGTAGTTGCCGTCGTCTCAAGAATCTTCCAATTCGTAGTATTATCAAATTGGCATCTCTTGAAACACTTAATATTTCTTACGGCCAAGCATTTAAACATTTGTCGAAGCAAATGGGGAACTTGAATtcatcaaattttttatgcTCCTTAAAGGAAGTACTTCTGGAAGGTTGCAACCTAACAGATGATGATATACCTGATGAGTTTTGGATGTTATACTCTTTGGTGTCATTGAATCTAAAGTGGAACTCTTTCGAGAGCCTTCCTCCATCTAGCATTGGCCAGCTTTCAAAACTTGAGACTCTGGATATGACACATTGTGAGAgactcaaatcacttccaatcctTCCATCAAGTTTGCGTTCTCTCTATGCATCAAATTGCTACGAGTTGGAAAGGTTACCAAATTTTTCAAACTTGAAGCACCTAATTATGCTTCATCTTTCATGGTGTGAAAAGCTGATTGAAATTGAGGGCTTGGAGGGTTTGATATCTGTAGAGAGTATAAAATTAGATAAGTGTACCAAATTGAAAGGTTTTGCTGGGAAGAGAATCCTTCaggtatgttttttttttctcctttctctctctaaaattagGGTTCTCCTTTTTTATGAATAA